In Solidesulfovibrio carbinoliphilus subsp. oakridgensis, the sequence TTTGACGACCTTGGCGTAGTCGTCCACAAAGCCCAGGGCCCCGAAGCCCAGGTACACGAAAATGGTCATCCAGACGTATTCGTTGGCCAGGTCGCCCCATAAAAGGACGCTGGTCACGATGCAAAAGGCGATGAGAATTCCGCCCATGGTCGGGGTGCCGGCCTTGCGGCGGTGGGCCTCCACGTCCTCGTGGATGTACTGGCCGAACTTGAGTCGCGTGAGAGCCCGGATCATGCGCGGGCCAAAGACGATGGACAGGACCAGGGCCGTCAACAGCGCCGCGATGGACCGGAACGTGATGTAGCGGAAGACGTTTAAGGCGCTTAGGTGCGCCGCCAGCGGCACCAGCAGGTAATAGATCATGCCTTGGGGTCCTTTTGGATGCTCTGGGAGAACGCGGCCAGATACTCCTCCATGCGCATGGAGCGCGAACCTTTGAACAGAAACACGCCGCCGCCAAACCCCATGGGGGCCAGGGCGCCCAGGAAGGCGTCCGGGGTGTCGACCACGGCGAAGCGGCCGGCGTAGCCGCTGCGGGTCAGGCCTTCGCCGACGGCCTCGGCGTGGGCGCCGTGGTAAAAGACGGCATTGGCGCCGCTGGCGGCCGCCGCCTCGCCGAGCTTCCCGTGCTCGGCCTCGGCGTGGGCCCCCATCTCGCGCATCTCGCCAAGGACCAGGACCAGGGGCCGCGCCTGGGCCGTCTCGGCCGCAGCGGCGATGGCCCGGCGCATGGACAGCGGGTTGGCGTTGTAGGTGTCGTCAATGAGCGTGTAGCAGCCTTGCCGGCGGCAGAAAAAGCGCTGCTCGGGCATGACGGCCGTGGCCAGGCCGGCGGCGATCTCCGGCTCCCCGGCGCCGAGGATGCGGGCGGCGGCCGCCGCGGCCAGGATGTTCTCGGCGAAGTGCCCGCCCGTCAGCGGCGTCACCACCTCGAGCTCCAGGTCGTCGAGCTTCAGGAAAAACCGGCCTCGGCCCTCGGAAATGGCGCCCAGGTACTTGGCCCGGTAGGGCGCGGCCTGGCCCTTGGTGGACATGCCCCGCACCCCGGGAAAGGCGGCCCGGGCCGCGTCCCAGAGCTCGGGATAGTCCATGGAGGCGAGCGCCGTGCCGCCGGGACGCAGGGACCGGAACAGAAAGGTCTTTTCCGCCGCCACCCCGGCCACGTCGCCAAGGGCCTGCAAGTGGGCCGGACCCACGTTGTGGATGACGGCCACGTCCGGCTCGGCGATGGAGGCCAGGGGAGCCATTTCGCCGGGCGCGGAAATGCCGAGTTCCATAACCCAGAGGGCGTCGTTTTCGCCGGCTTCGAGCATGGACAGGGGGAGCCCTATGCGGTTGTTGAAATTCTTGTAGTTTTTGGCCGTGGGACCGACTTTGCCGAGGATGGCGGCAGTGAGTTCCTTGACGGTGGTCTTGCCGGCCGAGCCGGAGACGGCCACAAGCCTGGCCCCGACCCGCTCGCGCCAAGCCCGGGCCAGCCGGCCGAGGGCGGCCACGGTGTCGCGCACCAGGAGCACCGGCGTGCCTTCGGGCAGGCCGGCCAGGGGCCGGTCGGCCAGGACGGCGGCCGCGCCCTTTTCCACGGCCTCGGCCGCGAAATGGTGGCCGTCCAGGCGCGCTCCGGGCACGCAGACGAAAAGGCTCCCCGGCACCACGGCCCGGGAATCGATGCGGACGGCCTCGATGACGGGATTGCCCCGCTCCCCCACGTCGCCGACGGCGCCGGTGGCCGCGAGGATGTCAGACAGGGTCATGCGCATCCGGTGAGCTCCCTGACCACGGCGGCGTCGGAAAACGGGTGCTTCACGTCGCCGATCTGCTGATAGGTTTCGTGTCCCTTGCCGGCGATGACCAGGACGTCCTCGGGGCCCATTTCCGACAGGGCCAGTCCGATGGCCCGGCGGCGGTCCGGCTCGGCCACGGCCCGGCGCGCGCCGGCAAGGCCGGGGCGGGCGTCGGCCATGATGGCCAGGGGGTCCTCGTGGCGGGGGTTGTCCGAGGTGAGGACGGCCACGTCGGCAAAGCGGGCCACGGCCGCGGCCATGAGCGGCCGCTTGGTCCGGTCGCGGTCGCCGCCGCAGCCGAAGACCGCGAACAGCTTGCCCTTGGTGAATTCCCGGGCCGCGCCGAGCACGTTTTCCAGGGCGTCCGGGGTGTGGGCGTAGTCCACGAAGACGGTGAGGTCCCGGGGATTGGCGATCCGCTCCAGCCGGCCGGGCGCGCCGTGGCAGTCGGCCAGGGCGGCGAAGGCGGCGGCCGGCAGGCCGAGGACAAGGGCCGCGCCCATGGCGGCCAGGACATTCTGGGCGTTGTGCCGGCCGGGCATGGGGGAAGCCACGGCATGGGCCGCGTCGCCGTGGCGGACGTCGAGCCGCTGGCCCTCCCGGCCGTGGCCGAGGACGGTCCCGGCCAGAATCCGGGGGAAGCCGGCCGGGGGCGCGGTCAGGCCGTAGCCGAGGGCCTGGGGAAATTCCTCCAGGAGCCGGCGGCCGAAGGGATCGTCGAAATTGAGGACCGCGTTTCGGGGGTCGGCGAGGTAGCGGCGAAAAAGCCCGGCCTTGGCCTCGAAATAGGACTCCATGTCCTTGTGGTAGTCCAGATGGTCCTGGGTCAGGTTGGTGAAGATGCCGGCGGCAAAAGCCAGGCCGGCCAGCCGGTCCTGGGCGATGGCGTGGGAGGAGGCCTCCATCACGGCCAGGTCGCAGCCGGCGGCGTGCATGGCCGCGAGATTCTCGTGGATGGTCAGGCAGTCGGGGGTGGTCAGCGAAGCGTTGCGGGACACCCCGGGCCAGCGGTAGGCCACCGTGCCGAGCACCCCGACCTTGCGGCCGGCGGCCGTGGCCAGGCGCTCGATCAGGTAGGTGATGGTGGTCTTGCCATTGGTGCCGGTGATGGCGGCCACGGGCATGGCCATGCGGTCCGTGCCGTAACGGGCGGCGGCCAGCCGGCCGAGGGCGGCCTTGGGATTTTCGGCCACAACCAGCCTGGCCGTGGCGCCGGCCGGCAGCACCGTGCCCGGCCCAGCCACGACATGGGCCGCACCCCGGGCCAGGGCGTCGGGAATGAACCGCTCCCCGTCGGCCACGGGACCGGCGACGGCCACAAAAACCCCGCCGGGAAGCACCTTGGCCGAATGCCCGGCCACAGGAATCGCTTCCGCCCGCACGGCCTCCGTCAGGGCGGCCAGGGCCGCGTTGTCGGTGTCTGCCATCATCACAGTGCCTCGTATCTAGGACGGCCTGGCCAGCCAGAGCACGAATTCGGCGTTGTTGTCCCCGGGCCAGGGTGCGCCCGGGGCCGGCGTCTGCTTGGAAACCACAAGGCCCTGTCCCTCGAGCCGGGGCACGATGCCCTTTTGCATGAGGATCTCCACGGCCTTTCGCAGCGGCATGCCGGAAAAATTGGGCACGGACCGGACTTCGACGGCCTTGGCCCCCGACGGGGTGGACTGGGCGATCTCCATGATCTCCTTGTCCGCCCGGGACAGCTCCACGGGCGCGTCCGACGCGGCCGGCACGGACGCGGCCTGGGTCTGGGCCTGGGCCGCGGACGGGCCCGAGGCCTGGCCCTTGGCCAGCTGCACGGTCTCGGGCATGCGGCCGAGATAGGACAGCATGCGCAGGGTCACGTCCCGCACGGCCGGCGCGGCGACGACACCGCCGTAGTGGCTCGGTTCGGGTTCGTCCACCATGACCAGGACGACATATTCGGGGCTGATCGCGGGCACGAAGGCCACGAACGAGCCCAGGTACTTGTTGCCGTAGCCGCCGCCGCTGCCGGCCTTCTGGGCCGTGCCGGTCTTGCCGCCGATCTCCAGGCCATCGATGCGGGCCGTGCGGCCGGTGCCGTGCTCTTCCTGGACCACCTCGCGCATCATGCCCTGGACGGTGCGGCAGACGTCGGCGTCAAAGACCCGGTAGGGCTTGCGTTCGGCCTGGGCGTCCGTCGGGTCGGCCACGAGCCGAAGCGGCTTGTACACGCCGTCGTTGGCCAGGATGAGGAAGGCCTGGGCCAGCTGGACCGGGGTCACGGCCACGCCCTGGCCGAAGGACTGGGTGGCCACGTCAAGCGGCGACCAGGATTTGAGCGGCCGCAAGAGCCCCTTGCCCTCGCCGGAGATGGGCAGCCCGGTCGGCTGGCCGAAGCCGAGCTTCTGGAAATAGCCGTAGAGCCGCTGGGCCCCCATCTGCAGGCCGATCTTGGCCGCGCCGATGTTGCTCGAGACGCGCACGATCATGTTGACCGGCAGCACACCGTAGGGGTGGGTGTCCTTGATGACCCGGTTGGCGAAGGAAAACCTGCCGTTTTCGCAGTTGAACGTCGAGCTCGCCCGCACCACCCGCTCCTGGAGGGCCGCAGCCACCAGCAGGGGCTTCATGGTGGAGCCGGGCTCGAAGACGTCGAGGGCGGCGTGGTTTCGCGCGATGCGCGGGCTTATGCCGCGGCCCACGTTGGGATTGAAAAAGGGATAGTTGGCCATGGCCAGGATTTCGCCGGTCGGCACGTGGACGACCAGCGCCGTGCCGGCCTTGGCGTTGTTGGCCGTGACCGCCTTTTCCAGCTCCTCCTCGGCGAAGAACTGGATCTGGGAGTCGATGGTCAGCCGGACGTCATGGCCGTTGACGTCGGCCAGCTCCCGGCCCTGGGAGTCGAAAAAAAAGCGCCGGCCCGAGGCGTCGCGCTGGACCACGTATTTGGCCTGGTGACCGGTCAGACGCTCGTCAAAGGACTTTTCCACGCCTTCGAGGCCGACGTCCCCGACGCCGACAAAGCCCATGAGCTGGCTGGCCAGGTGGCCGTTGGGGTAAAACCGTCCCGATTCCTTGGTGAAATAGACGCCCGGCAGGGCCGCTTCCCGGATGCGGGCCGCGGTGCGGTCGCCGACCCGCCAGGACAGGTAGGCCATGTTGGAGGAGCTCTGGACCTTCTTGCGGACCCGCTGTTCCTTCATGTGCAGGACCTTGGCCAGAAAGGCCACGGTCTTCTCCGGGTCCGTCACTTCCTTGGGCCGCACGAAAACCGCCTCGAACTCCACGCTTTTGGCGAGCAGGCGGCCGCCCCGGTCGTAGATCTCGCCCCGCGCCCCCTTGTCGATTTCCGAGGCCAGGTGCTGGCGTATGGCCTGCTGGGCCAGTTCCGGCCCGGCCACGATCTGGAGATAGCCGGCCCGGGTCCACAGCCCGAGCCAGGCCAGACAGAAAAAGACCCCCACGCAGGTGAGCTTGACCCGGCCCCAATCGCGCACGGTCTTGTGCTGGCGGTCGGCAGGTGGCTTGCGCATGCCCGGTTCCCGCGCTTCCTAGCGCCGCGCCTTCGAAATCCGCGCAGGCGAATTTCGGAGGCAACGCACTTGAATGATTATACTTTCATTAAAAAACAGGGCCATATTTCTTACGCGCGACGCTAGGGTTTGGTCCCGGCCTTCTGTCGGGATTTGACTTTGGCCGGGGCGGCGGGGTCGGCCGGCGCCTTGGCCTTGGCCTTGGGGTCCTCGGCCATGGTCACGAGCGGCGAGGCCTCGACCTCGCCCGTGGCCGTGACGCGCCGGATCTGGCCGGGCCGGGCCGGACCGAGGTTGTACTCCTTGGCCACTTCGCGAAGCCGGGACGGCGTGATGAGGGTGTTGCGCTCCACTTCGAGCTTGGCGGACAGGGTCTCCACGTCGTCGATCTGGCGCTGCATCTTGTTGAGTTCGTAGGCGAGGTCCACACGTTCGATATTGAGCCAGACGAGCCCCAGGCCGAAGACCAGCAGCAACGCGATGCTAAAGGCCATGGATATGCCCCATTCCCTCGAAAGCGTGCTCATCTCCCCTACTCCCCGGCGACCACGACGTCCGCCGCCGCAACCCGCTGTGCCACCCGCAGCTTGGCGCTCCTGGCCCTGGAATTGGCCGCGACCTCTTCCTCGCCGGCCATGACAGGCTTTTTGGTCAGAATGCGGAACCTGGCCCTGTGCCCGCACACGCACACGATCTGTTCGCGCGGGCACAGGCAGTCCGTGGCTTCGAGCCGAAAGGCCCGCTTGACCAGCCTGTCCTCGAGGGAATGGAAGGAGATGACGGCCACGCGCCCGCCAGGGGCGATGTGACCGGGAATGGCCCGCAAAAACTCCTCCAGCTCCCCCAGCTCGTCATTGACCGCCATTCGCAAGGCCTGGAACGTCCGGGTGGCCGGGTGCTGGCGGGCCATGGCCCGCCACTTGGCCGGGTAGGCCGCCGCCACCACCTCGGCCAGACGCCGGGTGGTGGTGATGGGGGCCGTCTCCCGTTCCGCCACGATGGCCCGGGCGATGCGCCCGGCCTGCGGATCTTCCCCGTACTCCCGGATGATCTCCCGAAGCCTTGCGAAGGACGCCAGGTTGACCAGACCCTCGGCGCTCTCCCCGCCGTCTTCGACCCCCATGCGCATGTCCAGGGGGCCGTCGGTCAAAAACCCGAAGCCGCGCTCCGGGTCGTCGAGCTGCAAAGAGGACATCCCCGCGTCCAACAGCGCAGCATCGACCGTCTCCCACCCCGCCTCGGCCAGGGCCGCCGGGAACCGGCTGTATCGGGTGCGCACGAGCCGCACCCGGTCGCCGTAGGCTTCCAGTCGCCGCCCGGCCTCCGACAGGGCCTCCCTGTCCCTGTCGAGGCCGAGCACCGAAGCCTCTCCCCCGGCCGCTTCGAGCATCCCCTTGATATGCCCGCCAAGCCCCGCCGTGGCGTCCAAAATTCGCATCCCCGGCCGTATGGCCAGAAACTCGACCACTTCACGCAGAAGCACCGGGATATGCGAGGGAACGAAATCCACATGTCCCTCTTACAGCCGCAGCGTTACGCCCGACTCGGCCAAGGCGGCCAGGTCGGCATCGAACCGCAGGCCCACCTGGCGCCGGCGTTCCTCGAACTTCGCCTGATTCCAGATTTCGAACTTCTCGCCCACCCCGGCCAACACGAGGTCCTTGTCCAGTCCGGCGAAGCTCCGCAGATAGGGCGGAATGAGAATCCGCCCCTGCTTATCCAGGGCAACTTCCATGGCGCCCGAAATGTAGAAGCGCTCGATGTCGCGGATTCTCGGATCCAGCTTGTTGCCGGCCTGGAAACTGGCCTCCACGGCCTCCCAGGCGGGCATGGGGTAGCCGGTGATGGCGCCGTCAAAGTTGTTCGTGAGCATAAGCCGCCCTTCCGGAACGAGGCGCAGGACCTCCTCCCGATATTCCGGTGGCAGCATCAGCCGGCCCTTGGGGTCCAGGCTGCGATTGGAATGCCCTCTGAACACAATACCTCACAACGGAGTCACCACTTCTTACCACCATTTCCCACATTCTCTCCACCAATCGTTGGGGGGTGTCAAGAAGAAACCACCCGCCCTTAAAAAGCCGGCTGGCCTGAGGGGCCGTTTCCAGGATAAAGTGGGAGAATGGTTCGAAAAAGAAGGGGTTTTCGATATCGGAAGTGGGATT encodes:
- a CDS encoding UDP-N-acetylmuramoyl-tripeptide--D-alanyl-D-alanine ligase encodes the protein MRMTLSDILAATGAVGDVGERGNPVIEAVRIDSRAVVPGSLFVCVPGARLDGHHFAAEAVEKGAAAVLADRPLAGLPEGTPVLLVRDTVAALGRLARAWRERVGARLVAVSGSAGKTTVKELTAAILGKVGPTAKNYKNFNNRIGLPLSMLEAGENDALWVMELGISAPGEMAPLASIAEPDVAVIHNVGPAHLQALGDVAGVAAEKTFLFRSLRPGGTALASMDYPELWDAARAAFPGVRGMSTKGQAAPYRAKYLGAISEGRGRFFLKLDDLELEVVTPLTGGHFAENILAAAAAARILGAGEPEIAAGLATAVMPEQRFFCRRQGCYTLIDDTYNANPLSMRRAIAAAAETAQARPLVLVLGEMREMGAHAEAEHGKLGEAAAASGANAVFYHGAHAEAVGEGLTRSGYAGRFAVVDTPDAFLGALAPMGFGGGVFLFKGSRSMRMEEYLAAFSQSIQKDPKA
- a CDS encoding division/cell wall cluster transcriptional repressor MraZ, with the translated sequence MLPPEYREEVLRLVPEGRLMLTNNFDGAITGYPMPAWEAVEASFQAGNKLDPRIRDIERFYISGAMEVALDKQGRILIPPYLRSFAGLDKDLVLAGVGEKFEIWNQAKFEERRRQVGLRFDADLAALAESGVTLRL
- a CDS encoding penicillin-binding transpeptidase domain-containing protein, whose translation is MRKPPADRQHKTVRDWGRVKLTCVGVFFCLAWLGLWTRAGYLQIVAGPELAQQAIRQHLASEIDKGARGEIYDRGGRLLAKSVEFEAVFVRPKEVTDPEKTVAFLAKVLHMKEQRVRKKVQSSSNMAYLSWRVGDRTAARIREAALPGVYFTKESGRFYPNGHLASQLMGFVGVGDVGLEGVEKSFDERLTGHQAKYVVQRDASGRRFFFDSQGRELADVNGHDVRLTIDSQIQFFAEEELEKAVTANNAKAGTALVVHVPTGEILAMANYPFFNPNVGRGISPRIARNHAALDVFEPGSTMKPLLVAAALQERVVRASSTFNCENGRFSFANRVIKDTHPYGVLPVNMIVRVSSNIGAAKIGLQMGAQRLYGYFQKLGFGQPTGLPISGEGKGLLRPLKSWSPLDVATQSFGQGVAVTPVQLAQAFLILANDGVYKPLRLVADPTDAQAERKPYRVFDADVCRTVQGMMREVVQEEHGTGRTARIDGLEIGGKTGTAQKAGSGGGYGNKYLGSFVAFVPAISPEYVVLVMVDEPEPSHYGGVVAAPAVRDVTLRMLSYLGRMPETVQLAKGQASGPSAAQAQTQAASVPAASDAPVELSRADKEIMEIAQSTPSGAKAVEVRSVPNFSGMPLRKAVEILMQKGIVPRLEGQGLVVSKQTPAPGAPWPGDNNAEFVLWLARPS
- a CDS encoding UDP-N-acetylmuramoyl-L-alanyl-D-glutamate--2,6-diaminopimelate ligase, with the protein product MMADTDNAALAALTEAVRAEAIPVAGHSAKVLPGGVFVAVAGPVADGERFIPDALARGAAHVVAGPGTVLPAGATARLVVAENPKAALGRLAAARYGTDRMAMPVAAITGTNGKTTITYLIERLATAAGRKVGVLGTVAYRWPGVSRNASLTTPDCLTIHENLAAMHAAGCDLAVMEASSHAIAQDRLAGLAFAAGIFTNLTQDHLDYHKDMESYFEAKAGLFRRYLADPRNAVLNFDDPFGRRLLEEFPQALGYGLTAPPAGFPRILAGTVLGHGREGQRLDVRHGDAAHAVASPMPGRHNAQNVLAAMGAALVLGLPAAAFAALADCHGAPGRLERIANPRDLTVFVDYAHTPDALENVLGAAREFTKGKLFAVFGCGGDRDRTKRPLMAAAVARFADVAVLTSDNPRHEDPLAIMADARPGLAGARRAVAEPDRRRAIGLALSEMGPEDVLVIAGKGHETYQQIGDVKHPFSDAAVVRELTGCA
- the rsmH gene encoding 16S rRNA (cytosine(1402)-N(4))-methyltransferase RsmH encodes the protein MDFVPSHIPVLLREVVEFLAIRPGMRILDATAGLGGHIKGMLEAAGGEASVLGLDRDREALSEAGRRLEAYGDRVRLVRTRYSRFPAALAEAGWETVDAALLDAGMSSLQLDDPERGFGFLTDGPLDMRMGVEDGGESAEGLVNLASFARLREIIREYGEDPQAGRIARAIVAERETAPITTTRRLAEVVAAAYPAKWRAMARQHPATRTFQALRMAVNDELGELEEFLRAIPGHIAPGGRVAVISFHSLEDRLVKRAFRLEATDCLCPREQIVCVCGHRARFRILTKKPVMAGEEEVAANSRARSAKLRVAQRVAAADVVVAGE